The genome window aataaagaaattcaacattcaattacctatatATGAGcttttcctatataatcttaatatactttgaaatacttatttaaatataaacattgggcccATTCGCGTCATGTCCATGTAAAATTAGtcttttattttgaataagAGTCTCTGTATTTCCAAAGGATGCAATGTGAACCTTCTATGTATTCTCTTGTGAGTACGGTTTGCAGCCAGTAAAAATAAAGTTTGTTtctcttcatttattttgttatagGCTAAGTTTGTGTGGCTTTGGGAGCAAAGGAATTTCGACTTTTGTgggcatataagtattacaaccTAAGTGAAATTATGAAATAAGATTTGATTATTCACTGGTCTCAAGAGTTGGTGTGGTTGTCGAAGCCTATCAATAGTTCATATCTGTTAATATTTTGTCAATCTCATACTAGGCCAGTTTGACAGaatatatttcaagaataactattgttttatttataaacATGCCATTGTATAGTAAAGTAGCCTCCTCACAACTAGAGACACCATCAGACGTCACACTCGCTGGAGAGTTGGGAATGGCGGCGGGAATGGCAACTCGATCAAAATCTAGAATGATAAATAGTTACCTGACAACACTAACCCCTGGATCTCCAAGCCACCTTTCCCTTTCTTGCAGGACGCATATGTCTCCTCCCTCTTCCTCAACAATCCCCCGCAATGGGACTCAGAGATTATCTTTGACATCTTCAACAATAGAGACACTTCTTTGATCACCAACATCCCTCTTCCCATATCTAATAGAGACGACAAGTTTGTTTGGATGGGAGAAGATATTGGGCACTTCATTGTCAAAAGCTGTTATCGACTCCTCATGGGTGAGCAGCCATCAGCGAGTAAGTTGGAATGGGCAATCTCTAAAAACTCAAGGTTTCACCTAAGGTGAAATCCTTCATGTGGCAGGCATGTGCATCTTGCTTTCCCACTACTGACTTGCTCCGTGCCAAGAAGGTCAACTGTAACCCCATTTGTCATTTGTGCCACCAGGAAGATGAGAGTATTTTCCATCTCTTCGCACTATGCCCTTTTGCATTACAATGCTGGAATCTCTCTTCCCTTTAGACTTCATCTTCTGGCGTAAATTCCATTAGAGATTAGCTCATCAACAACTTGAAGCTTTTGTATAAATTCAACAGTTGCCTCCTGCTTATAGTCTGTTGGTATGTCTGGTTTGCGTGAAATGAGAAGGTCTGGAATAACTCAAACCACTCGCCTGCTTCCATTGTAGCTAGAGCTACATCGCATATGAAGGAATGGTCCTCTAATCACTCTATTGATAACTTCGCCCCTCCACAGCACCCCTCCACCATCAAATGGAAGAAACTAGCTTCAAGATATCTAAAACTCAATATTGATGCTTCGGTAAACTTTGCAAGAGGTCGCATGGGTTTCGGCGGGATCCTGCGGGACGATCAGGGAGGTTTCATGGCAGTTATTAGCACACCATGGCACGACTTGTATTCGGTTAAGGAGGCAGAAGCTATTGCGGTTCGTGAAGCGCTCAGTTGGCTTAAATCTAACCACATCTCACACTGCCATATTGAAACAAATGCTCTACTGGTTACTCAATGTCTTAGTTCTCCCTTATGTGATTCCCATTTTGATCTCATCATTCTTGATGTAGAAGATTTACTGTCATCAATCCCTGATGTTACTATCTCTCATGTTAAGCGTTCAGGGAACCGGATTGCCCACCTGTTAGCGCGGGAATCCCTTTCCTTGTCTGAACGTACGGAGTGGAATTCTTTCCCCCGTCTTTCATTGTTGATCCTTTGTTATCTgatatttattaatgaaatagtcgttttatttcaaaaaaaaaagagtaaagtaTATATGCATTAATATTTGTAGGTGTGATCGATACTTGATTGGATTAGAATAAAAAGAGTTAgaagtaaaaaatgaaaaaagaaattggtATGGGAGACGAAAGGAATGGAGTGAAACacacaaaagcaaagaagaagCCAACAGCAACACACCCAAACAAGACTTTTGTGCATTGAATAAACAAAACCCAAAGGACAGTGCAATACaccaaagagagagagagagaaccaAACCTTTCATTGACCGAAGACCAAACCCCCAAAAGAAGGAATAAATTACTTGTTAAAAGTAATTGCTTCTGACGTCACCCCTCCCTCCTTTGACTCTTTCCTTGTTAAATTCCATCATTTCCCATTTACTCCAtctccattctctctctctctcgctctctCCACAACTCGCTCCCCAACTCAGTGAGTCCGGCGATCAAATATGAGGGACGATCTGTACATAAGTGTGCCCAGCCTTTTCCGGTGCCCCATCTCGCTGGACGTGATGAAATCCCCTGTGAGCCTCTGCACCGGGGTTACGTACGACCGGAGCAGCATCCAACGGTGGTTGGACAGCGGCAACAACACCTGTCCGGCCACCATGCAGGTTCTTCACAGTAAGGATCTGGTCCCTAACCACACCCTCCAACGCCTCATCCAGATCTGGTCCGAATCGGTCCAGACTCGCCGCTCCAACTCGCTCACCCGGGAACAAGCCCGTCACCTCATACACCACCTCAAGAACAACTTTACTGACGATCATATATCCAAACTCGTCGTTTTCGCCAAGGAATCCGATGAAAACCGGAAATTCCTGGTAACCAAGGATTTCGATTTGGTTGCATTCCTCATTTCCGTCCTGGTTCATCACTCTCAAAATATCCGGATAATCGAGAAGACTATCCCGCTTTGTATAATGCTGTTGGAGCAACTTAACGATAAGGAGAAATTAGAAGCGTTGCCCAAAATCGGCGCCGGAAACGACATTTCCCCGGCGCTGATTCTAGCGCTGAGACAAGGGAATTCAAAGCTACTGCGAATATCCGCTTCCAAACTATTAGACCTTATTCTCGCCGTGGATTCCGAAGCTAAAAATTTCTTCTCCGAGATCGCGGATTTGTATTCGGCGTTATCGAGATTGTTAGTAGTGGATTCAGAGTGGGACGCTGAATCCGCAGAAGCGGGGATTTCTTGCTTGATATCGCTAGCAATGCTCCGGAAAAATCGGGCACGGCTGGCCCGAAACGGGGCAGTTGGGCTGCTGGGGAAGGCGTTATCGGAAGCTACAGAAATGGGGGCGACGCTGACGGAGAAAGTTCTGCGGCTGCTGGAATTGCTGTCGACGTGCAAAGACGGGAGATCTGAGATCTGCCAGGACGAGGTTTGCTTACAGTCAATCGTGAAGAAGGTGCTGAAGGTATCGACGGAAGCGACGGAGCACGGCGTCACGATTCTATGGAGCTTGTGCTGCCTGTTCAGAGACCACAGGGCGCAAGACGCGGTGGCCAAGAGCAACGGGATGCCCAAGATTCTACTCATAATGCAAAGCAATTGTTCACCGGCCGTCCGCCAAATGGCCGGAGATTTGCTCAAGGTGTTTAGGGTCAACTCCAAGGCGGCTACGTGTCTCTCCAGCTATGATACCAAGACTATTCACATCATGccattttgattattattcattattttctgtatttaagaaaaaaaaaacaaaaattgatattGGAAACTCTGAAGATGGATAGCCATGGATGGAGGTTTCATAATTGTTCAAAGTCGATCTTGTAAATCAAAAGCAGTTTTGTTACCAACAATAGAGCACTACCAGACAAGAAAGGAAAGAaattcaattcatttcatttcattttaacCATTCCTAATCACAATTTACCTCAAAATCTTCAATCTCTTCTCCATGGATTTGCTATAACAAGGTGGTGCTTTAATTTGCTCACAAAAGATTAAATTTGCTAGCTCCCAAGGTCCTATTCTCAATCCTAACAAGATAGTACAAGTGTAAATTAAGGcaattcagtggcctaattggtggtgctttaatttaatttcagcTGAAATAGTTTTATTTATATCTTAGTGTTAGTACGAGGATTATGTTCAAAGTGATTAGATTTTGACATTTGGCCTGTATGCTGAGCtattgagttatcatgatttacatcttttCAAATATTCTGTGGAATTGGAGCGTATGGGGTCTTTGGAGTTGGCGAATCAACCTTTTGAAAAAAGTTTTATTCATATCTATAGTAATACAAATAGTTTCACTTGGTGATATGGATATTGCGAgacatatatatcaatataaatagtTTTATTATGTGAGAATGTGAGATACGTCGAATATTACAAGATACAGAtgttaatacaatatatttttttttttaaatcaagtgTTACAAAGTGTTGTGGTTGAAGTGTGGAGTGTTGAGAAGCTAGCACTAGGGAAGTTTCCTTGAatctaaaaacaattattatgTATGTAGAAGAAACAAAGAGTACAGTATATGTGTTTTTGTGAGTGTAATGAACATTTGTTTGACATTCAATGAATTTTGGTTGATGACACGGAGAAAGAGGTGGGAAAGAGATTAGAATCTAAAGAAATCTGTTAAAGAGAAAGGGAGATAAGTTTGACCATTCCTCAATCCTTTTAAGCCAAAGCTTAGCCCTTGAAAATGCACCAAAACGCA of Ipomoea triloba cultivar NCNSP0323 chromosome 3, ASM357664v1 contains these proteins:
- the LOC116014444 gene encoding U-box domain-containing protein 27-like, which codes for MRDDLYISVPSLFRCPISLDVMKSPVSLCTGVTYDRSSIQRWLDSGNNTCPATMQVLHSKDLVPNHTLQRLIQIWSESVQTRRSNSLTREQARHLIHHLKNNFTDDHISKLVVFAKESDENRKFLVTKDFDLVAFLISVLVHHSQNIRIIEKTIPLCIMLLEQLNDKEKLEALPKIGAGNDISPALILALRQGNSKLLRISASKLLDLILAVDSEAKNFFSEIADLYSALSRLLVVDSEWDAESAEAGISCLISLAMLRKNRARLARNGAVGLLGKALSEATEMGATLTEKVLRLLELLSTCKDGRSEICQDEVCLQSIVKKVLKVSTEATEHGVTILWSLCCLFRDHRAQDAVAKSNGMPKILLIMQSNCSPAVRQMAGDLLKVFRVNSKAATCLSSYDTKTIHIMPF